The genomic segment GGGGGCGGGGCCGATCGCCACCCCGTCCTGGAGCAGGTTGATCGCGGCGCGGTCGATCGCGTCGAGCGCGCCCTCGGGCAGGACCGCGCGGCTCATTCCGCCGCGAGCCCGCTGGCCGCGCCCGGGCCCGCAAGCAGCGCGCCGGTCTGTTTGAAACAACGGATCGAGAACAGCACCTGTTTGCTCGCCCCGGCGAGCTCGGGCAGCGCGGCGGCCCCCTCGAGCACCTCGAAGGCCTCGCGCCGCGAGCGCGCATGGATCATGCAAAACAGCGGATAATCCCATTTCGGGCGGCGCGCGCGCTCATAGCAGAGCGTCACGCCCGGATGGCGCACCAGCGCCTGCCCCGCCGCGCCGATCCGCTCATCGGGCAGGTTCCAGGCGACCATCGCGTTCGAGCGCCAGCCCAGCGCGCGGTGGCGCACGATCACGCCCAGCCGGGTGATGATCCGCGCGCGGGTGAGCGTCTCGATCCGCTCGATCACCGCCGCTTCGCTCAGCCCGAGCCGCGCGCCCAGCGCCGCATAGGGCCGCGCCACCAGATCGAGCCCGTCGGTCAGCGCCTGCAAGAGCGCCCGGTCGCCCGCCTCGAGCACCGACAGATCCGCCGGCCGGTCGAGCGAGAGCGCATGGCGCGGGCCGCCCAGCGCAAAGCCCAGATCGATGTTGAAGGCGCGCTTGAGCGGCAGCATCAGCACCTCGAGCCCCGAGGCCGCCTCGATCCGCGCCACGATCGCGTCGCGCTCGGCAAGGTCGGGCGCGGTGACCACGAACCAGATGTTCCAGTCATTCTCGCGCAGATAGGAATGGTTCACCCCCGGCTCGGCGCTGATGATCGCCGCCACCTCCTCGACGCGCCAATCGGGCACCGCCATCGCCGCAAGGCTCGAGGCGCCGACCGTATTGGGCCGGCAGGTCGCACCGACGCGCGCCATCGTGCCGGTCGCGCGCAGCTGCGTCAGCCGCGCCAGAACCACC from the Rhodobacter xanthinilyticus genome contains:
- the ahbB gene encoding siroheme decarboxylase subunit beta, with product MPLLTDLDARILDDWQRHFPLVPEPFRAMAEALDVDQGVVLARLTQLRATGTMARVGATCRPNTVGASSLAAMAVPDWRVEEVAAIISAEPGVNHSYLRENDWNIWFVVTAPDLAERDAIVARIEAASGLEVLMLPLKRAFNIDLGFALGGPRHALSLDRPADLSVLEAGDRALLQALTDGLDLVARPYAALGARLGLSEAAVIERIETLTRARIITRLGVIVRHRALGWRSNAMVAWNLPDERIGAAGQALVRHPGVTLCYERARRPKWDYPLFCMIHARSRREAFEVLEGAAALPELAGASKQVLFSIRCFKQTGALLAGPGAASGLAAE